The genomic DNA TGATCGACGGCACCTCGGCCAGACGGGCGATGGTGTCGGCCTCGATCGGGATGGCGGATCGACCCGGGATGTCGTACAGGCACACCGGAAGGTCGGTGGCGCCTGCGATGGCCGTGAAATGCTGGACGAGGCCCTTCTGACTCGGCTTCGAGTAATAGGGCGTGACAACCAGCAGAGCGTCGGCTCCGGCGTCCGCGGAGAGGCGGGCCAGTTCCATTGATGCGGCGGTGTCGTTGGTGCCGGCGCCCGCGATGATCTTCGCGCGGTCCCCGACCTCGTCCTTCACGTTCTTGAGCAGGTCCAGTTTCTCCGCGACCGTCGTGGTGGGCGACTCGCCGGTGGTTCCGGCAAGCACCAGTGAATCGACGCCATTGTCAACGAGGTGCGCGGCTACCCGCCTACCTGCCTCTACGTCGAGTGCGCCGTCACGGTCGAAGGGGGTGACCATGGCGACGCAGACGGTTCCGAAGTGCTCGACTCCGATTTTCGCGGCCAAACCTGTGCTCATGGCTTCACAGACTACCCGCACCTCGCCGAGAGTGAGGTATCGCACCGCACGACACCCCGAAAATACGACCTATCCGACGTAGGGACTGACCGCCATGCGCGAACCGTCCGATAGTTCGGTGACGAGAAAATCAGCGAAGAGCGTCGGCGCCTGCTCACCGAGGATGTCCAGGCACGCCATGGCCACGGCGCGGATCTCCTGGTCTGCGTGCTCGCTGGCCCGGGCGGCGATGAAGTGGCGCCAGGTGCGGTAGTTGCCCGTCACGACGATGCGCGACTCCGTGGCGTTGGGCAGGATCGCCCGGGCGGCCTGGCGCGCCTGCTTCTTGCGCAACAGGGCGTTCGGTTCGTCGGCAAGCTTCTCCTCCAGCGTCGCCAGCAGCTCGTCGTAGATGAACCGGGACTCGTCGGCGGCGCGCAGCAGGATGCGGGAGAGCTCCTCGTCGCGGGCGATGGCCGGCGGGAGGACGATCTCCGCCCCGACGGTCGGCACGAAGCGCTGGGACAGCTGCGAGAAGGAGAAATGTCGGTGGCGCACCAGCTCATGCGTGCAGGAGCGCGAGATGCCACGGATGTACATCGTGGCGGTGGCGTGCTCCAGCAGCGCGTTATGCCCCACCTCCATGATGTGATTGAGGTAGGACTCGTTGCTCGCGGTGCGCGGATTCGGCTTGTCGAAGGACTCGTAGCAGGCCCGCCCGGCGAACTCCACCAACGCCTCGGCGTCGGTGGCGGTGGCGTCGACGGACCAGTCGACGTCGGCGGGGGCCGTGAACTGCGTGGCGGCGATGAGCTGGACGTCGAGGGGATGGGCCGTGGCCATACGTCTACAGCCCCAGGTAGGAGTCCAGGCCAATGGTCAGGCCCGGGTAGTCGGCGACCTTGCGCACCCCGGTGAGCACGCCCGGGACGAAACTGGTGCGGCCGTAGGAGTCCTGGCGGATGGTCAGGGACTGATCCTGGGTGCCGAAGATGATGTCCTCATGGGCGACCATGCCGGTCATGCGCACGGCATGAACCTTGACGCCGTCGACGTCGGCGCCCCGGGAACCGTCAAGCGCCTGGTCGGTGGCATCCGGCATCGGATCCATGCCAGCTTCGCGACGCACCGCGGCGATGCCCTGGGCGGTCTTGATGGCGGTGCCCGACGGGGCGTCCAGCTTCGTCGGGTGGTGATACTCGATGACCTCGGCCGATTCAAAGAAGGCGGCCGCCTGCCGGGCGAAAGCCATGGCCAGGACGGCGGAGATGGCGAAGTTCGGGGCGATCAGAACGCCCACCTCCGGCGAGTCCTTCAGCCACTCGCGCACCTTCTCGTAACGCTCGTCGGTGAAACCGGTGGTGCCGACGACGGCGTGGATGCCGTTGGCGATGCAGAACTCCAGCGTGCCCATCACCGCGCTCGGCTGGGTGAAGTCGACGATCACCTCGGCCCCGTTGTCGACCAGCACCTGCAGGTCGTCGCCCTGATCGACCTCCGCGACGAGCTCGAGATCGTCGTTCTGGTTCACGCCGTCAACCACGGCGCTTCCCACCCGACCGCGGGCTCCGACGACTCCGACCTTGATGGACATAGATGACTCCTCTGCATGGGGGTGGCTTATCTCGGCCCCCAGTCTAAACCGTGCGATGGCGGAACAGTTGCTAGCCTGGCCCGCATGGCACCACGCAAGACCGCGGCCGAACGGGCCGCCGAAGATCTCGCCACGGCGATGGAAAAGATGAACTCGTGGCCGGAGCCTTATCCGGCCGTCGCCGCGGCGCTGCACGCCACGATCGGCGCCGTGGACGACAGGCTCACCGCCCGGCTCTGGTACGGCGGCGTCGGCTACGCCCTGGGCCCCCGGGAACCGGTCCTCGTCTTCTTCCGCGTCGACGAGGACCTGATGTCCATCGGCACCACGGAGAAGTCCGATCTGACTCCTGTCCAAGGCGCTGAGCTCATCCCAGCCGCCTGGTACCTGCGGGCCACCGAACCCGTGGTGGCTGACTCGACCCTCGAGGAAGTCTCCGGGGTCGTCCGGCGCGCCCTGGGACGGAGCGACTCATAACGGTTGGCTCACGAATTTCCATCATGGGCGACGTGGCCCGTCTAAGTCCGTAAAGTTGCTGATATGACACATGCGCCACAGAACTCCCAGGTCCGTCGCCGTCCCGCCTGTGCGGTGACCGCGTTGACAGCCGCGCTGGCCTTGACCCTGGTGGCCTGCGGCGACAGTGCCGACCCGGCACCGGCCACCGTCACCCCGACGCAGACCACCACCGCGACCGCCTCCCCCGCCAGCCCGGCCAGTGGGAACGGGTCGGCATCGGCCTCGGCTTCCGCCTCGACCCCCGCTTCGACCCCCGCCTCCGCCCCCACCACGGCGTCGCCGGCCGCCACGACCACCGGAGCAGGGATGCTCGGCCGCCCCGACACCTCGGCCAAGAGGTCCGAGGCCGCAGGTGAGTATGACCTCGCCCCCGTCGACGTGCGCGTCGGCTCCCACGAGGGCTTCGACCGGGTGGTCTTCGAGTTCGCCGGGGCCGGCACCCCGGGCTGGTTCATCGACTACACGACCGAACCCCGCCAGCAGGCGTCCGGGGAGCCCATCGCCTTCACGGGGGACGGCGCCCTGAACGTCATGATCACCGGGGTTCCGTACCCCTTCGACGCGAGTGTCCCCGAGGAAGAATGGATTTCCGCCGGCCCGGTCGCGGGTGAGGCAGGCGTGATCGCCGGCGTGACCCACGACAGCATCTTCGAGGGACAGGCACAGTTCACCGTCGGGATCAGCGGAAAGCAGGCCCCCGCCTACTCGGTGACCCTGCTCGAGGAGCCGACCCGCGTGGTCATCGACATCAAGAATTAGGCCTCGAAAACCTCGTTCTCCGTCGGCATCCAGGAGGTGCCCCTGGGGCGTCGAAAAGCCATCGGCAGCCCCCGGCAGTTCTCCCAGTCGATCCCGTCGGTGACCTGGACGTGCACGTGCGGTTGAGTGCTGTTACCCGAGTTTCCGCACTCTCCGAGACGCTCACCGACGCGCACCCAGTCCCCCGCCTGCACCGCGACCGAGCCCCGGCGCAGGTGACACACCGAGACCACCAGCCCATCCCGGCGGCGGAGGGAGACGGTGTTGCCTGTGATAGCGCGGACGCCGCCGCGGCGGTAGCGCCCGCCCTGGCCCAGAATGTAGGCCGCCAGCGTCAGCTGCGAGCGGCGGGCCGCGTGGTCCACCTCCCCGTCATGAACGTCCACGACCAGCCCCTCGCAGGGGGCGGTCACCGCGCGTCCGAACCCCGGGAAGAACTCCGGCTCTTCCCGCCAGAAAGCGGAGCGCCAGCTCAGGGGCGCGGAGCTGCCGTCGGACTCCACCCCGACCAGATCGACCGCGTAGGTTGTCCCCAACAGGTGACTGCCGTGGCTGGGCACCCCCCGCGCGGGGCTGTTGCGGGCCAGCCACCAGCCGGACACCGGGAACTCGATCGTGACGGGAATCATGGACACCACTCTGGCACGAACGGACCCCGTGCGCCCCACCGGGTCGGAAAATGCCGGCGCCCGCCCGGCCCCGGAACAACCTGGGGCCCGGCGGGCGTGAGGCGGGCGGGAACTAGTTGTCCTCGTCCACCATGACCAGCGAGATCTTGCCGCGGTTGTCGATGTCGGAGATCTCGACCTGAAGCTTGTCGCCGACGTTGACGACGTCCTCGGTCTTCTCGACGCGCTCGCCGTGGCCCAGGTTGGAGATGTGCAGGAGTCCGTCCTTGCCCGGGGTCAGGGAGACGAAGGCGCCGAAGGCGACGGTCTTGACGACGGTGCCCAGGAAGCGCTCGCCGACCTTCGGCAGCTGCGGGTTGCCGATCGAGTTGATCTTGTCGATCGCGGCATTCGCGGCCTCGCCGGTGGCGGCGGAGACGAACACGGTGCCGTCGTCCTCGATGGAAATGTCGGCGCCGGTCTCCTCGGTGATGGCGTTGATGTTCTTGCCCTTCGGGCCGATGAGCTCACCGATCTTGTTGACCGGAATGCTCAGCGAGGTGATCTTCGGGGCCAGCTCGTTCATCTCGTCCGGACCGGAGATGACCTCGGCCATCGTGTCCAGGATCTGCAGACGGGCGTCCTTGGCCTGGGCCAGGGCGTCGGAAAGCACCGTGGAGGGGATGCCGTCGAGCTTGGTATCCAGCTGCAGGGCGGTGATGAACTCGGCGGTGCCGGCGACCTTGAAGTCCATGTCGCCGAAGGCGTCCTCGGCGCCGAGGATGTCGGTCAGGGCGACGAACTTCTCCTTGCCGTCCACTTCGCCGGAGACCAGGCCCATCGCGATGCCTGCGACCGGCGCGGCCAGCGGGACGCCGGCGTTGTACAGCGACAGGGTCGAAGCGCAGACGGAGCCCATGGAGGTGGAGCCGTTGGAGCCGAGGGCCTCGGAGACCTGACGGATCGTGTACGGGAAGTCCTCGCGCGACGGGATGACCGGGGTCAGGGCACGCTCGGCGAGCGCGCCGTGCCCGATCTCGCGGCGCTTCGGGGAGCCGACGCGCCCGGTTTCACCGGTGGAGTACGGCGGGAAGTTGTAGTGGTGGATGTAGCGCTTGGACTTCTCCGGGCTCAGCGCGTCAAGCTGCTGCTCCATCTTGAGCATGTCCAGGGTGGTCACGCCCAGGATCTGGGTCTCGCCACGCTCGAAGAGTGCGGAGCCGTGGGCGCGCGGGATGAGCTCGACCTCGACGCCGAGGTCACGGATGTCGGCCGGGCCGCGGCCGTCGATGCGGAAGCCCTCGGTGAGGATCTTGGTGCGCACGATCTGCTTCATCAGCGCGTTGTAGGCGGCGCGGATTTCCTTCGCGGCGGTGGCGTCGTCCTCGGCGTCGACGTCGTCAAGCAGCGCGTCCTCGATCTCGACCATGTAGGCGTTGGTGGCGTCGTCGCGGGCCTGCTTCCCCTCGGTGGCCAGCAGCTGCTCCAGCTTGCGGGCGGCCTTCTTCTCCACGAGGGAGAAGGTCGCGTCGGAGTACGGCGGGAAGAGCTGGAACTCCTGCGTTTCCTTGGCGGCGCGCTCAGCCAGACCTGCCTGCGCCTCACACAGGGTGCGGATGAAGGGCTTGGCGGCCTCCAGTCCCTCGGCGACGGTATCCTCGGTCGGCGCCGGGGCGCCGTCCTTGACCAGCTGGATGACGTTGGCTCCAGCGCCGGCCTCGACCATCATGATGGCGACGTCGTCGACGGTGCGGCGGCCCTGCTTGCGGGTGACCATCCGACCGGCGACGACCATCTCGAAGACGGCGCGCTCGTGCTGGGCATGGTTCGGGAAGGCGACCCACTGGCCCTCCGGGTGGGCGTCGTCGGCAATGAGGGCGATGCGCACGCCGCCGACGGGGCCGGAGACCGGCAGGCCGGAGAGCTGGGTGGCGGCGGAGGCGCCGTTGACGGCGACGACGTCGTAGTACTCCTCCGGGTTCCAGCTCATCACGGTGATGACGACCTGAACCTCGTTGCGCAGGCCCTTGACGAAGGTCGGGCGCAGCGGACGGTCGATGAGGCGGGCGGCGAGGATGGCGTTGGTCGACGGGCGGCCCTCACGACGGAAGAAGCCGCCCGGGATCTGGCCGGCCGCGTACATGCGCTCCTCGACGTCGACGGTCAGCGGGAAGAAGTCCAGGCCCTCGCGCGGGTTGTTGGATGCGGTGGTGGTGGCCAGCAGCATCGTCTCGTCGTCGAGGTAGGTGGTGACGGCGCCACCGGCCTGTCGGGCGAGCTGCCCGGTCTCGAAACGGATGGTGCGGGTACCGAAATCGCCGTTGTCGAGGACGGCGTTTGCTTCGGTGATGCCGAAATCCTCGTCAACGACGACTTCGACGGAGTTGTTCGGGGTATGGGTGTTGCTCAATTTCACTCTCCTTAGAGTGCTCGGTCGGCGATCATCGATGTCGCCGGTATAGTTCGTTCGCATATTTGCAGGTGCAACGCGCATGAGACTACCAGCTCACCACCGTCCTGTGCCATTTCGCGAGCCGGTCGACGGCGCTTCGCGCACTGGCCGGCGCTCAGCTCCCGGTCGATAGAATGGCCGTATGTTTCTGGTCATCCTCGTCGCCCTGTTGTGGGCGCTACCCTCCGTGATTCGAATCTACGGCCCGACCGGTGAACGCCGCTACCGGGACGAGGGGTGGATTCGCCCGACCGGCGGATGGGTGCTCGGGGCCCTTGCCGTCGCCGTGACCGTGATCATCCTGTGGCTGATCACGCTGCTGGCGGTGCCGGCGACGATCTACGGCGCCGAACGCGGAACCAGCTCTCTGACGACGATCCTCATCATGTTGCCCGCCGCAGCCATCTGGGCCGTCGGCGAGGAGCTCTTCTTCCGCGGCTGGCTGCAGGGGCTCCTCCAGCGCCGGCTGAGCGGAACCTGGCCGGTGCTCCTGCAGGCGGCCGCCTATGCGCTGATGTACGCGCTGACCCTGCTGGTGGATCCGGGCATGTGGGTGCTGGTCCCCTACCAGTTCGTCTCCGCGCTGCTCTACGGCGAACTGCGCCGGCGCAGCGGCTCCGTCTGGGTGGCGGTCATAGCGCATGCGGTCGCCATGGTCGTCACCGTCGCCACCCTGCTCTAATCCGCGCAGCTTCAGAATGCGGAAACTCCCGCCGGCCACGTGACGTGGCGGGCGGGAGTGTCCGTGCTGAGTTCAGCGCGCTGAAATTAGCGACGCAGGCCCAGGCGGGCGATCAGGGAGCGGTAGCGCTCGATGTCCTGCTGGGCCAGGTACTTCAGCAGACCGCGACGACGACCGACGAGCAGCAGCAGACCACGACGGGAGTGGTGGTCGTGCTTGTGGGACTTCAGGTGCTCGGTCAGGTTGGTGATGCGGTGGGTCAGCAGAGCGACCTGGGCCTCCGGGGAGCCGGTGTCGTTCTCGTGAACGCCGTACTCGGCCAGGATTTCCTTCTTCTTCTCTGCCGGGAAGCTGTTGGACGTAGACATGTTGTCTCCTCGTAGTTATTTCAGTCCACATGAAGAATCCGCGACACGGGCCGCGTGGAGCGACTGTTGTGGACCACAGTCGCTGAACCTCGGTGAACTATACCCCGGCCGAGGAGCGGGACCCTAATTCCGAGGTGGCGGTCTGCCGGGCCGCGCGGGTCAGGCGCTCCATGAATTCCCCGAGGAAGCGCTCCACGTCGACGGTCAGCGCGACGTGGGCGGTCTTCTCGGGGTCGTTGAGGCGGGTCTCGTCGGCCATGACGCGGCCGCGCAGTTCACCTTCGGTGAGCACCTTGAGATTGGTGTGGAGCAGGCCGACCAGGGAGGGGTCCACGGCGACGCCGACGGCCAGCGGATCGTGCAGGCCGCAGCCACCCAGGTGCGGGGAGTTCGTCTCGTAGGTCTTGATGTAGTAATCGGTGGAGTCGGCCAGGAAATCGCCGCCCACGGTGCCCAGCTCGCGCCAGGTGGCGGTCTCGGCGTAGGTCAGCAGCGTCTGCAGGGTGACGTCCAGGCCGATCATGGTGACGTCCTTGGCGTGGCGGAACAGGAGATCCGTGGCCTCCGGGTCCTGGGAGACGTTGGCCTCGGCGACCGGGGAGACGTTGCCCGGGATGACGAGCGCGCCGCCCATCATGATGATGTGGGCGTTCTCTGCGAAGCCCGGGTCAGCCTCGATGGCGGCGGCGACGGTGGTCGACGGGCCGGTCGGAATGATGAGGAGCTCGTCGCCGTGCTCGCGGACGGACTCGACGAGGAAGTCCACCGCGGACTTCTCCTCCACCCGCCGGGCCGCATCCGGGATTTCGATCTCGCCGACGCCGTTCTGGCCGTGGATGAACGCCGAGACCTCGGTCACCTCGAAGGAATCCTTGGTGGACGCGTGCGTGGGCCCGGCGAAGACGGGGACGTCGGGGCGACCGAACATCTCCAGCACCGCGAGCGCGTTACGCACACCGGTGTCGACGAGGACGTTGCCATAGGTGCCGGTGACGCCGATCAGCTCCAGCTCGGGCGACGCGATCGCGTACACCAGGGCAAGCGTGTCGTCGATTCCGGTGTCGAGGTCGAGGATGACTTTCTTGGCCATGTGTTCTCCTGTGTGTGGGGTATTTCCGGGGACAGCCTAGTAGGTCTGCCGCTGGGGACGCGGGGCGTCGACGAGCACTTCCCGCGTGCGGGTGACGTCCCGGGCCATGTTGTCGAGCAGCTCCTCGACGGAGTTGAACTTGAGCATGTCGCGGATCTTCTCGACGAAGGACACCGTCGCGAGGCGGCCGTAGAGATTGGCGGACCTGTCGATGATGAAGGATTCGACCGAGCGCTCGTTGTCGCCGAAGGTGGGGTTGGTGCCCACGGAGATGGCCGCCGGGTAGGACAGGCCGGGCTCCATGTCACCGGTGATGGGGTCCTCCCCCTGCACCGTGAACCAGCCGGCGTAGACGCCGTCGGCGGGCACGGCCACCGATTCCGGGAAGTACATGTTCGCCGTCGGGTAGCCCAGCTCCGCGCCGCCGCGGCCCGCTCCGTGCTCCACCTCCGCAGTGAGCTGATAGGTGCGGCCGAGCATGTCGTTGGCCTGGTGGATCTCGCCGTCCGCGAGGTGCCGGCGCACGTTCGAGGAGCAGATGCGCTCGGAGCCGTCGTGGAGCAGCTCGACAATGGTCACGCCGACCCCGTGCTTCTGGCCGAGCTCGACCATGGTCTCGGCGGTGCCGGCCGCGTTGTGCCCGAAGGTGAAGTTCTCGCCGACAACGACGTGACGGGCCTTGAGCCTGTCCATGAGCACCTGAACGAAGTACTCCTCCGGAGTCAGTCCCGCCAGTTCGCGGTTGAAGTCGATGACGAGGATTGCGTCCACGCCCAGCTCCGCGCAGAGCAGGGTGCGCTCGCGCATCGTCGTCAGCAGCGTCGGGGTGCGCTCGGGGGCGAAGACGGCGGTCGGGTGCGGGTCGAACGTCATGAGGATGCTCGGCACGTCCAGTTCACCGGCGGTTCCGACGGCGGTGTTGATGAGCCGGCGATGGCCACGATGCACGCCGTCGAAGACGCCGATGGTCACCACGCTGCCCTCGAGCTCCTCGTGGATGTCGTCGAGTCCCTGCCAAATAATCACCCCGCCAGATTACGGCATAAGCTTTGAGCATGACTGATCCCCTCTCCGATTCCGGACTCGTCGTCGTCGATAAGCCGGCGGGCATGACCTCACACGACGTGGTCGCCCGCCTGCGCCGCTACTTCGGGACCCGCAAGGTCGGCCACGCCGGCACGCTCGATCCGATGGCCACCGGAGTGCTCGTGGCCGGCATCAACCGCGGCACGAAGTTCCTCGCCCACCTGGTCGCCGCGACGAAGAGCTACGACGCGACCATCCGCCTCGGCGCCGCGACCACCACCGACGACATGGAGGGCGAAGTCATCTCCACCGCGCCCGTCGGGGCCACCGAGGCCGTGACCGAGGAGGACATCCGCGCGGGCGTCGCCGCCCTGACCGGCGAGATCATGCAGCGCCCCGCCAGCGTCTCCGCCATCAAGATTGACGGCAGGCGCGCCCACGAGCGCGTCCGCGAGGGCGAGGAGGTCGAGATCCCGGCCCGCCCGGTGACGGTGACGCGCTTCGAGATCCACGAGATCCGCCGCGAACCGCTCGAGATCGACGTCAGCGTCGACTGCTCCTCCGGCACCTACATCCGTTCCCTGGCGCGCGACCTGGGCGAGAGCCTCGGCGTCGGCGGGCACCTGACGGCGCTGCGCCGCACCGCCGTGGGCAACTACCTGCTTGCCGACGCCCGCAGCCTCGCGGACCTCGAGAAGGACCCCGCGCTGTCCCTGACGATCGACGAGGCGATGATCCGCTCCTACCCCACCCTTGAGGTCACGGCGGAAGAGTACGAGGCGCTGGCCATGGGCAAGTGGCTGGAACCCCGGGGACTGGCGGACACCCACGCGGCGATCGGCCCCGACGGGCGGGTCGTGGCGCTGGTGGCGGAGAAGGGCACGCGCCTGTCGACGGTCTTCGTCGCCCGCCCGTCCACCCTCTAGGTCTGCCGTCGCCGCTCATCCAGTGCGCGCACGCAGGTGGAGGCGACGAGGTAACCGTCCGTCGCCGCCCACCGGCCGTTGATGAACGGCACCGGCGTCGGGCGCACCAGCAGATAGGAAATGAAGGTGCCGTCGGGGCGGATGTCGATCTCCGCCTGTTCGAAACCGAGCCAGCGCTTGGTCAGCGGGAACCAGGCCTTGTAGGTGGCCTCCTTCGCGCAGAAGAGCAACCGGTCAGGGTACGGCACCCCGGCCGCCTCCAGGCTGGTCATCTGCGCCATCTCCCCCGGTCGGGCGATGGCACCGAGGATGCCCTCGGGCAGCTCCTCCGCCGGTTCCACGTCCACGCCCACCGAGCGGATCGCGCCCTCCGGGGCCACCAGCGCGGCCCGGTAGCCGTCGGTGTGGGTCAAGGAGCCGCAGTACCCCGTCGGCCACAGCGGCATCCCCCGCTCCCCGCGGTAGATCGGGGCCTCGGCGATGTGGGTGGCCGCGCCCAGCTCCTTGAGCGCCTGGTGGGCGCACCAGCGGGCGTCACCGAACTCTGCCTGCCGGTTCGGGACCGCGTGCGAGACCATCGTCCGCTCCAGCGGATGGAGAGCGTTGTAGTTGGTGAGGTCCGGTTCGCCGCTGACGGTGAACATGTACACGAAGCGGGCCTCCACCGGGAACAGGTGGGCCAGGACGTCAGGGGTCATCGCAGCGCCCCAAACCGGATCGTTTCGGTGTTCTCAATCCTCATCACCTCGTAGGGCCACGGGCGTCGTTCCTCCCTTTCGGGCCAGCGCTGCCACTCCCGGGGATAGCCCAGGGAGACCTCGACGTGCGGCACCCCGTCGACGATGAGCTCCGAAGGGGTGTGCAGGTGCCCGTAGATGACCTGCTGCGCGTTGTAGCGGGTCGGCCAGGAGCGGGTGTGCCGGGTGCCGGACCACAGGCCGATCTCGGGATGGAGCAGGCGCAGCGTGGGCTCCTGGACCAGCGGCCAGTGGTTGATGAGAATCGTCGGGCCCGTAATCCTCGATAACCGCTTCACCGAGTAGG from Corynebacterium guangdongense includes the following:
- a CDS encoding 4'-phosphopantetheinyl transferase family protein; this encodes MTPDVLAHLFPVEARFVYMFTVSGEPDLTNYNALHPLERTMVSHAVPNRQAEFGDARWCAHQALKELGAATHIAEAPIYRGERGMPLWPTGYCGSLTHTDGYRAALVAPEGAIRSVGVDVEPAEELPEGILGAIARPGEMAQMTSLEAAGVPYPDRLLFCAKEATYKAWFPLTKRWLGFEQAEIDIRPDGTFISYLLVRPTPVPFINGRWAATDGYLVASTCVRALDERRRQT